In Natator depressus isolate rNatDep1 chromosome 17, rNatDep2.hap1, whole genome shotgun sequence, one genomic interval encodes:
- the LOC142000312 gene encoding 3 beta-hydroxysteroid dehydrogenase type 7-like isoform X2, translating to MGEALVYLVTGGCGFIGEHIVELLCKQDYVGEVRVFDLVAGEEVKKFATATTCVTVMKGDIRDYTLLLSAMRGVHVVIHTAAIVDYTDTVPFREMKAVNVAGTENVLKACCTLSIPYVVYTSSIAAVGPNTRQEPMLRGTEDTKYSGEVELPYGKTKAMAEKLVLEANGKELSNGGKLATCIICPNTVYGEKYLVLKDLYTFAKAKGGVLDYLDPEDTERNCMYVGNVAWMHVLAARNLQLKPDVLAGQVYYSYDDTPTRKGFLVRYQLLSGMDPSIRLGSCIPYWKG from the exons ATGGGCGAAGCACTGGTATACCTGGTGACAGGAGGATGTGGTTTCATTGGGGAGCACATTGTGGAGCTGCTGTGCAAGCAGGACTATGTCGGTGAAGTCCGGGTCTTTGACTTAGTGGCAGGGGAGGAAGTGAAGAAGTTTGCCACAG CTACCACGTGTGTGACAGTGATGAAAGGAGACATCCGAGACTACactctgctcctctctgccaTGCGGGGAGTCCACGTGGTTATTCACACAGCTGCTATTGTGGACTACACAGATACTGTACCCTTTCGGGAAATGAAAGCTGTCAATGTTGCTG GTACTGAAAACGTGCTGAAGGCCTGCTGCACCCTGAGCATCCCATATGTTGTCTATACAAGTTCCATTGCGGCTGTGGGACCCAACACTCGACAAGAACCCATGCTGAG AGGAACAGAAGACACCAAGTACAGTGGGGAAGTGGAACTGCCTTATGGGAAGACTAAGGCCATGGCAGAAAAATTGGtacttgaagccaatgggaaagaG CTAAGCAATGGTGGCAAACTTGCAACATGCATCATCTGTCCAAATACAGTTTATGGGGAGAAGTATCTGGTTCTAAAGGACTTGTATACCTTTGCCAAAGCCAAAGGGGGTGTGTTGGACTACCTGGACCCTGAAGATACAGAGCGTAATTGCATGTACGTAG gGAACGTTGCATGGATGCATGTGCTTGCAGCCCGGAACCTGCAGCTGAAACCAGATGTACTTGCTGGGCAGGTGTATTATTCCTACGATGACACCCCAACAAGGAAAGGCTTCTTAGTGAGATATCAGCTGTTGTCAGGGATGGACCCCTCAATAAGGCTGGGCTCATGCATACCTTACTGGAAG GGGTGA
- the LOC142000312 gene encoding 3 beta-hydroxysteroid dehydrogenase type 7-like isoform X1, whose amino-acid sequence MGEALVYLVTGGCGFIGEHIVELLCKQDYVGEVRVFDLVAGEEVKKFATATTCVTVMKGDIRDYTLLLSAMRGVHVVIHTAAIVDYTDTVPFREMKAVNVAGTENVLKACCTLSIPYVVYTSSIAAVGPNTRQEPMLRGTEDTKYSGEVELPYGKTKAMAEKLVLEANGKELSNGGKLATCIICPNTVYGEKYLVLKDLYTFAKAKGGVLDYLDPEDTERNCMYVGNVAWMHVLAARNLQLKPDVLAGQVYYSYDDTPTRKGFLVRYQLLSGMDPSIRLGSCIPYWKVWLQIYFYRIIRILLYPFWKPQPFLNLPLLNAITTTFYYETDKAFRHFGYIPLYSWGESKRRTTEWLKSATKNLRSHQHHGKEI is encoded by the exons ATGGGCGAAGCACTGGTATACCTGGTGACAGGAGGATGTGGTTTCATTGGGGAGCACATTGTGGAGCTGCTGTGCAAGCAGGACTATGTCGGTGAAGTCCGGGTCTTTGACTTAGTGGCAGGGGAGGAAGTGAAGAAGTTTGCCACAG CTACCACGTGTGTGACAGTGATGAAAGGAGACATCCGAGACTACactctgctcctctctgccaTGCGGGGAGTCCACGTGGTTATTCACACAGCTGCTATTGTGGACTACACAGATACTGTACCCTTTCGGGAAATGAAAGCTGTCAATGTTGCTG GTACTGAAAACGTGCTGAAGGCCTGCTGCACCCTGAGCATCCCATATGTTGTCTATACAAGTTCCATTGCGGCTGTGGGACCCAACACTCGACAAGAACCCATGCTGAG AGGAACAGAAGACACCAAGTACAGTGGGGAAGTGGAACTGCCTTATGGGAAGACTAAGGCCATGGCAGAAAAATTGGtacttgaagccaatgggaaagaG CTAAGCAATGGTGGCAAACTTGCAACATGCATCATCTGTCCAAATACAGTTTATGGGGAGAAGTATCTGGTTCTAAAGGACTTGTATACCTTTGCCAAAGCCAAAGGGGGTGTGTTGGACTACCTGGACCCTGAAGATACAGAGCGTAATTGCATGTACGTAG gGAACGTTGCATGGATGCATGTGCTTGCAGCCCGGAACCTGCAGCTGAAACCAGATGTACTTGCTGGGCAGGTGTATTATTCCTACGATGACACCCCAACAAGGAAAGGCTTCTTAGTGAGATATCAGCTGTTGTCAGGGATGGACCCCTCAATAAGGCTGGGCTCATGCATACCTTACTGGAAGGTATGGTTACAAATATACTTTTATAGGATAATCAGGATCCTTTTGTACCCTTTTTGGAAACCACAGCCCTTCCTAAACTTGCCTCTGCTGAATGCAATAACCACCACCTTCTATTATGAGACAGACAAAGCCTTCAGGCATTTTGGGTACATCCCCCTCTACAGCTGGGGAGAGAGTAAACGCCGAACTACAGAGTGGTTAAAGTCAGCTACGAAGAACTTGAGATCCCATCAGCACCACGGGAAGGAGATCTAG